One Dokdonia sp. Dokd-P16 genomic window carries:
- a CDS encoding sensor histidine kinase, with amino-acid sequence MLTFNRTSLGTKIFTSMLTLVLIAFLMIAGVTYFQYKEQIRDYNEERLERKESSIRKTIDFVLDNTSYELKTEKIPYIFKEKIYEIASIQGENITMYDLEGEPLISSTDQLFDSPQQKKLCLETLQNLEESEEKRYVNQLDGEVSQQLSYSYINDPKYKPLAILEIEYEDSEAFINKELREILWRLVIVNILMVITAILLAYFLARYITITLKTVEDNIKATQLDKRNEKIDTTALPSELTTLVNAYNRMIDELEGSAVKLAQNEREAAWREMAKQVAHEIKNPLTPMRLTVQSFERRFDPEDPEVHDKIKEYSKTLIQQIDTMSSIASAFSNFADMPAQQSEILNVPNIVKLSVDIFNERYIYFSSEKEELYTNFDRTQLIRVVTNLVKNAVQATKTTAHPNIIVAVQELETEAEITVTDNGIGISAENEVKIFEPKFTTKSSGMGLGLAMVKNIMETYNGSITFTSQEGKGTVFKVVFPK; translated from the coding sequence ATGCTCACTTTTAATCGTACCTCACTAGGAACAAAGATCTTTACCTCCATGCTCACGCTGGTATTGATTGCTTTTTTAATGATAGCAGGAGTTACTTATTTTCAATACAAAGAGCAAATAAGAGATTATAATGAGGAGCGATTAGAGCGCAAGGAGTCTTCTATAAGAAAGACCATAGATTTCGTCTTAGATAATACTAGCTACGAACTCAAAACCGAAAAAATCCCATATATTTTTAAAGAAAAAATATATGAAATTGCGAGTATCCAAGGAGAGAATATCACCATGTATGATCTAGAAGGAGAACCTTTAATATCATCTACAGATCAATTGTTTGATAGTCCGCAGCAAAAGAAATTGTGCCTTGAGACACTACAAAACTTAGAAGAATCTGAAGAAAAGAGATATGTAAATCAGCTAGATGGAGAAGTATCACAGCAGCTTTCATACTCATATATAAACGACCCAAAATATAAGCCCCTTGCCATATTAGAAATAGAGTATGAAGATAGTGAGGCATTTATCAATAAGGAGCTTCGTGAGATTTTATGGCGCCTTGTTATAGTAAATATATTGATGGTTATTACGGCTATTCTACTAGCTTATTTTCTGGCTAGATATATCACTATAACTTTAAAAACGGTAGAAGATAATATCAAAGCGACTCAACTAGATAAACGAAATGAGAAGATAGATACTACTGCTCTGCCATCTGAGCTTACTACACTAGTAAATGCTTACAATCGTATGATTGACGAGCTAGAAGGCAGTGCTGTAAAACTTGCCCAGAATGAGCGAGAGGCCGCTTGGAGAGAGATGGCAAAGCAAGTGGCACATGAGATTAAAAATCCGCTCACTCCTATGCGACTTACGGTGCAGAGTTTTGAGCGCCGCTTTGATCCAGAAGATCCAGAAGTACACGATAAAATAAAGGAATATAGCAAGACTCTTATTCAGCAGATTGATACCATGAGTAGTATCGCGAGTGCTTTTTCAAACTTTGCAGATATGCCTGCACAGCAAAGCGAAATTCTCAATGTGCCTAATATTGTAAAGCTTTCTGTAGATATATTTAATGAACGTTACATCTATTTTTCTAGTGAAAAGGAAGAGCTATATACAAATTTTGACCGCACGCAACTGATTCGCGTGGTTACAAATCTGGTTAAAAATGCAGTACAAGCAACTAAGACTACAGCGCATCCTAATATTATTGTAGCTGTACAAGAACTAGAAACAGAGGCTGAGATTACTGTAACAGATAATGGAATAGGAATTTCGGCAGAGAATGAAGTAAAAATATTTGAGCCTAAATTCACAACCAAATCTAGCGGAATGGGGCTAGGGCTAGCGATGGTAAAAAATATTATGGAGACCTATAATGGAAGTATTACCTTTACTTCTCAAGAAGGAAAAGGAACTGTGTTTAAGGTTGTTTTTCCAAAATAA
- a CDS encoding enoyl-CoA hydratase/isomerase family protein produces the protein MYNNILSTTENGITTITINRPSKLNALNKETIEELHNAFAKAEEDATVRVAIITGSGEKAFVAGADISEFANFSESEGAELARKGQEILFDYVADMGTPVIAAINGFALGGGLELAMAAHFRIASDNARMGLPEVGLGVIPGYGGTQRLPQLVGKGRAMEMIMTAGMIDANTALEYGLINHIVAQEELLPLAEKLGGKIMRNSPMAIAAAINAVNAGYEDGVDGYDTEIEEFGGCFGTDQFIEGTTAFLEKRKAEF, from the coding sequence ATGTACAATAATATTCTTTCAACTACAGAAAACGGTATTACTACAATCACAATCAATCGTCCGTCTAAGCTCAATGCTTTAAACAAAGAGACCATTGAAGAACTTCATAACGCTTTCGCGAAAGCGGAAGAAGATGCAACCGTACGCGTTGCAATCATAACCGGTTCTGGCGAAAAAGCTTTTGTAGCTGGTGCAGATATCTCCGAGTTTGCAAATTTCTCAGAATCTGAAGGAGCAGAACTTGCTCGTAAAGGACAAGAAATTCTATTTGATTATGTAGCAGATATGGGAACTCCAGTTATCGCGGCTATTAACGGTTTTGCTCTAGGCGGCGGACTAGAACTTGCGATGGCGGCACATTTTAGAATTGCCAGTGATAATGCTCGTATGGGATTACCAGAAGTAGGCCTAGGAGTAATCCCTGGATATGGTGGTACACAACGTTTACCACAACTAGTAGGTAAAGGACGTGCTATGGAGATGATTATGACTGCAGGAATGATAGATGCAAACACAGCATTAGAGTACGGTCTTATCAATCATATCGTAGCACAAGAAGAATTGTTACCACTCGCAGAGAAGCTAGGAGGTAAAATCATGCGCAACTCACCTATGGCAATTGCAGCGGCAATTAATGCAGTAAATGCAGGTTATGAAGACGGTGTAGATGGTTATGATACAGAAATTGAAGAATTTGGTGGTTGTTTTGGAACCGACCAGTTTATAGAAGGAACAACGGCATTTCTCGAGAAAAGAAAGGCTGAGTTTTAA
- a CDS encoding CopD family protein, translating to MAEYYLYFKSLHIIFVVTWFAGLFYMPRLFVYQIEASEKLSPDKEILGKQLGLMAHRLWKIITGPSMVLTVIFGSLMFYINPGLFSAPWMHIKLAFIVLLFLYHWKSWRIHKSLQEGIFKYSSRQMRLWNEGATLILFAVVFLAVTKSTTNWIFGMLGLVGLAVLLMLGIKLYKKIQDKNPNA from the coding sequence ATGGCAGAATATTACCTTTATTTCAAATCCCTACACATCATATTTGTAGTCACCTGGTTTGCGGGACTTTTTTACATGCCGCGTCTGTTTGTATATCAAATAGAAGCTAGTGAAAAACTATCGCCAGATAAAGAAATACTTGGCAAGCAACTTGGCTTAATGGCACACCGCCTTTGGAAGATAATTACAGGACCTTCTATGGTGCTTACTGTAATTTTTGGGAGCTTGATGTTTTATATAAATCCAGGGCTTTTTAGCGCTCCGTGGATGCATATTAAACTCGCATTTATAGTACTCCTATTTTTATATCATTGGAAAAGTTGGCGCATACATAAAAGCCTACAAGAAGGAATATTTAAATATTCTTCACGCCAAATGAGGTTATGGAATGAGGGCGCAACACTTATCTTATTTGCAGTGGTTTTTCTAGCAGTCACAAAAAGTACTACAAACTGGATTTTTGGAATGCTAGGCCTCGTAGGTTTGGCAGTATTGTTGATGTTAGGCATAAAACTGTATAAGAAAATACAAGACAAAAACCCAAATGCTTAA
- a CDS encoding VPS10 domain-containing protein — translation MKTKLCYLLLAVCSVLSFDTFAQTPDPSTYEALEYRLIGPFRGGRSAAVTGVPGQPDLFYMGSTGGGVWRTTDGGKEWENISDGYFGGSIGAVEVSKSDPNVIYVGGGEKTLRGNVSSGYGIWKSEDAGKTWIQSGLKESRHVPRIRVHPTNSDIVYAGVLGNIYRPTQERGVYKSTDGGKTWKRTLFSNADSGVVDLIIDPNNPRVLYATTWNARRTPYSLSSGGDGSAVWKSTDSGETWKEISTNDGFAEGILGIMGITVSPANSNRLYAMVENQEEGGLYTSTDAGTTWKKINDERKLRQRAWYYTRLYADTKDENTVYVLNVRYHKSTDGGKTFSTHNAPHGDHHDLWIAPEDPNRMIIGDDGGAQVSYDGGRSWSTYMNQPTAQFYRVTTDNAFPYRIYVAQQDNSTIRIPHRTEGGSIGETDWESTAGGESAHIAVDPENNEIVYGGSYDGFLTRVNHEKNTVRSVSVWPDNPMGHGVEDMKYRFQWNFPIIFSKHNPNRLYTFSQSVHVSENEGQSWEVISGDLTTNDPEKMKSSGGPITQDNTSVEYYCTIFAAAESPMKEGLLYVGSDDGLVHVTRNGGQSWENITPKGMPKNMMINSVEPSAFEEGTAYVAGTRYKLGDFAPYLYKTTDYGKSWKKITNGIPAEHFTRVVREDPKQKGLLYAGTETGMYISFDDGKNWKSFQLNLPIVPITDLTIKDDNLIVATQGRSLWIIDDLGMLHQSAFAKAGTNKLFKPKPTYRMGGNGGKSSLTAGTNHPGGVMTYFNLKEFDTKKDTVTLSYMTMAGDTLKSYSTGAKKKGEKLKAKKGGNMFAWNTRTDGAEKLDKMILWWASLDGPKAVPGNYKVSLNVNGEVQTETFEVVANPNAEATVADMQKQHDFISDVNKSVDRAHQSIKKIKKINNQLKSFTTQYEDDERTADLREKAKTMQEEFGKIEKELYQTKNRSGQDPLNFPIKLTNKLGHLNSLVGMGDFGPTDQDIAVKNELTAAINTQLEAFDTMLDAEVTKFNDEFNSLKLNYLFVEDARE, via the coding sequence ATGAAGACAAAATTATGCTACCTATTACTGGCGGTGTGCTCAGTATTATCTTTTGATACGTTTGCACAAACACCAGACCCCTCTACTTACGAAGCTTTAGAATATAGACTCATTGGCCCTTTCCGAGGTGGTCGAAGTGCTGCCGTTACTGGAGTACCGGGACAACCAGATCTATTTTATATGGGAAGTACTGGTGGTGGTGTGTGGCGCACTACAGATGGTGGTAAAGAATGGGAAAATATCTCAGATGGCTATTTTGGAGGAAGTATAGGAGCTGTTGAGGTTTCAAAAAGTGACCCAAACGTTATCTACGTAGGTGGTGGAGAGAAAACTCTCAGAGGAAACGTATCTTCTGGATACGGAATCTGGAAGTCTGAAGATGCAGGAAAAACATGGATACAGTCGGGTCTTAAGGAAAGCCGTCACGTGCCTAGAATACGTGTGCACCCTACAAATTCTGATATTGTATATGCTGGTGTTTTAGGTAATATCTATAGGCCTACGCAAGAGCGCGGTGTTTATAAAAGTACAGATGGAGGGAAGACTTGGAAAAGAACATTATTTTCAAATGCAGATAGTGGAGTTGTAGATTTAATTATAGACCCAAACAACCCACGTGTCTTATATGCAACAACTTGGAATGCCCGCAGAACACCTTATAGCTTGAGTTCTGGGGGAGATGGATCTGCTGTGTGGAAAAGTACAGACAGCGGTGAGACGTGGAAAGAGATTTCTACAAACGATGGTTTTGCCGAAGGTATACTAGGGATTATGGGAATCACAGTTTCTCCAGCAAACAGTAACCGCCTGTATGCAATGGTAGAAAACCAAGAAGAGGGTGGTTTATACACATCTACAGATGCAGGAACAACTTGGAAAAAAATAAACGATGAGCGTAAATTGCGCCAGCGTGCTTGGTATTACACGCGTCTATATGCAGATACTAAGGATGAAAATACAGTGTATGTATTAAACGTGCGTTACCATAAATCTACAGATGGAGGTAAAACTTTTAGTACGCATAACGCACCGCACGGAGATCACCACGATTTATGGATTGCTCCAGAAGATCCTAACCGCATGATTATAGGTGATGATGGTGGCGCGCAAGTGTCTTATGATGGTGGACGCTCTTGGAGTACGTATATGAATCAGCCTACGGCTCAGTTTTACCGTGTGACTACGGATAATGCTTTTCCGTACAGAATTTATGTAGCACAACAAGATAATAGTACGATACGTATCCCACACAGAACAGAAGGTGGATCTATTGGAGAGACAGACTGGGAGAGTACAGCAGGAGGAGAGTCGGCACATATTGCGGTAGATCCAGAAAATAATGAGATTGTGTATGGAGGTAGTTACGACGGATTTCTTACGCGTGTAAACCATGAGAAAAACACGGTGCGTAGCGTATCTGTATGGCCAGACAATCCCATGGGTCATGGTGTGGAGGATATGAAATACCGCTTCCAGTGGAATTTCCCTATCATTTTCTCAAAGCATAATCCTAACAGGTTGTACACATTCTCACAAAGCGTGCACGTAAGTGAAAATGAAGGTCAAAGTTGGGAAGTGATAAGTGGTGATCTTACGACTAACGATCCAGAAAAAATGAAATCTTCTGGAGGGCCTATCACACAAGATAATACCTCTGTAGAGTACTACTGTACCATATTTGCAGCAGCAGAGTCTCCTATGAAGGAAGGACTGTTATATGTAGGTAGTGACGATGGTCTCGTACACGTAACTCGTAATGGAGGGCAATCTTGGGAAAACATAACGCCTAAAGGGATGCCAAAAAATATGATGATAAACAGCGTAGAGCCATCTGCCTTTGAAGAAGGAACAGCTTACGTGGCCGGAACACGCTACAAACTAGGTGATTTTGCTCCTTATTTATATAAAACTACAGACTACGGAAAGTCGTGGAAAAAGATTACAAACGGTATTCCAGCAGAGCATTTTACACGTGTAGTGCGTGAAGATCCTAAGCAAAAGGGGTTATTATACGCAGGTACAGAAACAGGAATGTACATCAGTTTTGACGATGGTAAAAACTGGAAATCGTTCCAACTCAATCTGCCTATCGTTCCTATTACAGACCTTACGATTAAGGATGATAACCTCATTGTAGCAACACAAGGACGTAGCCTTTGGATTATAGATGACCTTGGGATGTTGCATCAGTCCGCTTTCGCGAAAGCGGGAACAAACAAATTATTTAAGCCAAAACCAACCTACAGAATGGGCGGAAACGGCGGAAAATCAAGCCTTACAGCTGGAACTAACCATCCAGGTGGTGTGATGACATATTTCAACTTGAAAGAGTTTGACACTAAGAAAGATACCGTAACGCTATCTTATATGACGATGGCGGGCGATACGCTCAAGTCATATAGCACAGGAGCTAAGAAAAAAGGTGAAAAGCTAAAAGCTAAGAAAGGTGGAAATATGTTTGCATGGAATACGAGAACAGACGGCGCAGAAAAGCTTGATAAAATGATACTATGGTGGGCAAGTCTCGATGGGCCTAAAGCAGTTCCTGGGAATTATAAGGTGTCACTTAATGTAAATGGAGAGGTGCAAACAGAAACTTTTGAAGTAGTTGCAAATCCAAATGCAGAAGCTACAGTGGCAGATATGCAAAAGCAACATGACTTTATTTCTGATGTAAATAAATCTGTAGACAGAGCACACCAAAGCATCAAAAAGATTAAGAAAATTAATAATCAACTCAAGTCGTTTACTACGCAATACGAAGACGATGAACGCACTGCAGATTTGCGTGAGAAAGCAAAAACAATGCAGGAAGAGTTTGGTAAGATTGAGAAAGAATTATATCAAACAAAGAACCGCTCAGGACAAGATCCACTTAACTTTCCTATTAAATTAACAAACAAACTAGGGCATTTAAACAGTCTTGTGGGTATGGGAGATTTTGGACCTACAGATCAAGATATTGCTGTAAAAAATGAACTTACAGCAGCAATTAATACACAACTCGAAGCCTTTGATACCATGCTAGATGCAGAGGTAACTAAGTTTAATGACGAGTTTAATAGCTTGAAGTTAAATTATCTTTTTGTGGAGGATGCAAGGGAGTAA